A region from the Cannabis sativa cultivar Pink pepper isolate KNU-18-1 chromosome 9, ASM2916894v1, whole genome shotgun sequence genome encodes:
- the LOC133031523 gene encoding uncharacterized protein LOC133031523 translates to MGKGSSSSLGLESGSRVQDLGLESGVWGLGSRILGPGSWSRVRGLGLDLCTGLGLGCGFRFRMAPRLIIPAPEHFTGRVTYRGTGIFAKIKARFEEFNLNNTAKESHFGSFWNAVPLTFSSVLFHQLMLHKMKVDAQEELRMRFYVGRKEVRFGVLEFALITGLDFSSGPTEEEKAAQVARSGSDRLFNKYFNRSDSVKTEALQDRFTNCQNPEDLYKLGLCLFVESVLLGREANTLITPHILRYVEDLEFFFRIPWGKHSFARLMHSLQKDMLKQKANYEKKLSSDVQHECKYTAYGFAPAVQYWAYEAILEVGKRYGTNHGIRFPRMLSWTSKGDIGKKDVSALFSRRNLEVVKGLLPRTEEEAFVRTISYDGVENLVDDGVDDTEAEVGSQVPETQVPDT, encoded by the exons ATGGGTAAAGGTTCGAGTTCAAGTCTGGGGTTAGAGTCTGGATCCAGAGTTCAGGATCTGGGTCTAGAGTCTGGGGTCTGGGGTCTAGGGTCTAGGATTCTGGGTCCGGGGTCCTGGTCTAGGGTCCggggtttgggtctggatctTTGTACTGGTCTTGGTCTAGGGTGTGGGTTCAGGTTCAGG atggctcccagactCATAATTCCAGCACCCGAGCATTTTACTGGCCGCGTGACATATAGAGGCACcggaatttttgcaaaaattaaagCTCGGTTTGAGGAGTTCAATCTGAATAACACGGCGAAGGAAAGCCATTTCGGCAGCTTTTGGAATGCCGTACCCTTGACATTctcctcggtgttatttcaccagctgatgctccacaaaatgaaagtggatgctcaggaggagttgaggatgCGGTTTTACGTTGGTCGGAAGGAGGTCAGATTCGGAGTGCTggagtttgcactcattacaggcctggacttctcctcggggccaacagaagaggagaaggctgcGCAGGTCGCTCGCTCAGGGTCAGACCGATTGttcaacaaatatttcaaccgGTCTGATAGTGTGAAGACAGAAGCACTCCAAGATAGGTTCACAAACTGTCAGAAcccggaagacttgtacaagctcggcttgtgcttgtttgtggagtcagtGCTTCTGGGCCGCGAGGCAAACACGCTGATTACGCCTCACATACTTAGATATGTGGAAgacctcgagttcttcttccggattccttgggggaagcactcattcgccagactcatgcactcgcttcaaaaagacatgttgaaacagaaggccaactacgagaagaagctgagttcggatgttcagcacgagtgcaaatacacagcatatggcttcgcacctgcagtacaatattgggcgtacgaggccattttggaggttgggaagaggtatggcacgaatcacgggattcggttccccaggatgcttagctggacgagcaaaggcgatattgggaagaaagacgtcagcgcattattttctagacgg aatcttgaagtggtgaaggggctacttccacggacagaggaggaggcatttgtgaggaccatatcttacgatggtgtggagAACCTGGTTGATGATGGTGTGGATGACACAGAGGCTGAGGTAGGTAGTCAGGTACCAGAGACTCAGGTCCCAGACACTTAG